A window of Kyrpidia spormannii genomic DNA:
GACCACGGTAATGGAGGATTTTCCGCTTTGTCCGGAGTGTTTGCGGGACTACCGGGATCCGGGCTCCCGAAGGTTTCACGCCCAGACCACCGCCTGCCCCCGGTGCGGTCCGGTGTTGCGGTGGATTCCAGGTGAGGGGGGCGAGGGCGAGAAGACCGGGGAAGACGCCTTGAAGGCGGCCAAAGATGTCCTTCGTTCCGGGGGTGTCGTGGCCGTGCTCGGAATCGGCGGGTTTCACCTGGCCGTGAACGCCCTGAACGAGCAGGCGGTTCGCCGACTCCGGGTGAAAAAGCACAGACCTACTAAACCCTTTGCCGTGATGATGAGCTCGGAGGCGGTGAAGGTACACTGCGTACCCAGTGCTGGAGAATGGCAGGCGCTGACGTCGGCGGTGCGGCCGATTGTCCTTCTCCAAAAGCGCCCGGATTCGCCGGTGGCCGGCGAGGTGGCGCCCGGGATGGACCGGTTGGGCGTATTTCTCCCTTATACGGGGATTCAAGTGTTGCTCATGGAAGATGCGGATTTGTCCGCCTTGGTCATGACCAGCGGAAATCTCAGTGGGGAACCTCTTGCTTATGAGGTGGAAGACGGCCTGCGGCGCTTAGCTGGACTGGCGGAGGGATTTTTGGTCCACAACCGTCCGATTCTCCGGCCGGTGGATGATTCGGTTCTTTACGTGGACGGGGATGTCCCTCGGGTGATACGGCGGGGTCGGGGTATGGTCCCGGAAGGGTTTCGGATTGGACGCCGGGACGAGGCTGCGCCCGTGGTGCTGGCGGTGGGCGGGGACCTCAAGAATGCCGTGGCGGTGGCGGCGAAGGGAAAATTATGGCTCAGCCCGCACATCGGGGACTTGGATTCGCCAAGGGCCCGGGAGGGTTTCCGACGCCAGATCGAATGGCAACTGGAAACTCTGGGGGTTGCCCCAGATGTGGTGGCTCACGATCTGCATCCCGGCTATGTCAGTACGGCGGAAGCCCTCGGGAATTGGGAGAAAACCTTGGGTGTCCAGCACCACCACGCCCATTTGGCGGCGGTCATCACCGAACACCGGGCGACGGGGCCAGTACTCGGCGTCATTCTAGACGGTACGGGCTATGGGGAAGATGGCGGAATCTGGGGCGGGGAGATGCTTCTTGGCGACTGTCGGTCGGTGCTGCGGATCGGGCATTTGGAACCCCTCCGAATGGTGGTGGGGGATCAGGGGACCCGGGAACCGTGGCGGTTGGTGGTGAATTATTTCTATGCTTTAGACTTGTGGGACCGTTGGGCGGACTTTGTGGTCGACCGGCTCGGCATCCCGGCCCGGAGTTTGGAGGCTTTGATTCGGGTGCTGAAGAGCCGATACCCGGGCTATCGATCTTCCAGTGCCGGAAGGCTGTTTGATGTGGTGGGAGCTTTGGTGAGCCGGAGAACGGAGGCGACCTTTGAGGGAGAGTTGCCGATGGGTTTGGAGGCACAGGTAGACCCGGGCGTCAAAGAGCGATACAATTTTCATATAACGGAGCGGGACGGCCGTTGGATGGTCTCGCCGGGGATCCTCGATGCAGTGTGTTGGGATTTAGCCGCCGGGCGACAGGATCGGGTGGCGACGAAGTTTCACCGGGGATTCGCGGCGGCGTGGGCCGAAGCGGCATTCCGGGCGGCGACGCGGCATGGTGTGTCGACGGTCGCGGTGGGAGGTGGGGTTTGGCAGAACCGTTGGTTGTTGCGCTGGTTTGTGGAGGATCTAGAGAACCGGGGACTGCGGGTGCTCATCCCCAGGAGGTGGCCGGCGGGGGACGGGGGCCTGGCGGCCGGGCAGGCGGCTGTGGCTTTGGCCAAGTTGAGAGAAGGTGGAGGCTGAAAACTTAGGCCAAAAGGCCTCGATGGTGCCACGGGATGTGGCAACAACTAGGGGGTGAAGGAACCGGTGAATGTGGGCGCGAAAACGTTGCAGAAGAAAGGAAGTTGGCTAGGGTACGGGACGGCGGTGGCCGCGTTGCACGCGGCCGGGATCGCCAGCCTGGCGGCCGTGGTTCCTGCTCACCCCACCTTGCTGGGGCTGGGATTACTTGCATATACCTTGGGCGTTCGCCACGCCTTCGACGCCGATCACATTGCTGCGATTGACAACACGGTTCGAAAACTCCTCCAGCAAGGAAGGAACCCGAGGGGAGTGGGGTTTTTTTTCTCCGTCGGCCATTCGACGGTGGTTTGCCTGATGGCGGTGGCGACAGCCTTGGCCGCGGGCTGGGCGATCCGGGCGATGCCGAGTCTACAAGCGGTGGGGGGCGTGATTGGGACCGCGGTGTCCGGGGGTTTTCTCCTGGTGCTCGGCGTCGTGAATCTCATGATTCTCATCCAAATTCTGCAGGTCTTCTTCCGGATGCGGAAGGGGGTGAACGAAGAAGGCCGGCTGGAAGAATTGCTCCACGCCCGGGGGTTGATCGCCCGGCTCGTCACCCCGCTCCTGCGGTTTGTCGGCCGCAGTTGGCATGTGTATCCGATCGGATTCCTATTTGGCTTAGGCTTTGATACAGCCAGTGAGGTGTCGCTCATGGCTCTCTCGGCCGGGGCCGGGCAAAGTGGCCTCCCCGTTGTCGGGGTTTTGGCGTTGCCCCTCTTGTTTGCCGCGGGCATGAGTTTATTTGACACGGCGGACGGTATTTTCATGTCGGAAGCGTACTCCTGGGCGTTTCGCAATCCTGTGCGGAAGATTTATTACAACCTGACGGTGACAGGGCTAGCTGCGGCCGCAGCTCTGTTGATTGGATCGGTCGAACTCGTGCAGGTCGTTGCTTCCCACCTTCGCACGACAAGCGGATTTTGGACGCGGATTCAAGAACTGGATCTCGGATCCGTCGGCTATGTACTGGTGGTCTTGTTTGGGTTGGCATGGGCGTTATCCTATGGGGCATGGAAAGTGTTTCGCATTGAAGAACGGTGGGCTTTGCCTCAGGATAAGGTGCGGGATTGACGTTCGATGTCCCGGCCCCCTGGGGCCGGCGTCCCGGAAAGGGGGTGGGCCTCCCCCGGTGGGCGTGGTCGATTTGGCCCCCATCCTTGCGCATTCGACGGGGTTCTCGGTATAATGAACGTCGTACTGTCAGGATGCCGTGGGGGCGGGGGGCGGAATGAAGGGGAGAGAGCGGGGGATTTTTCGCGGTCTGGGCAGATGGATGCGGTATTACCTTTTGCGGCTGGTGCGGGTGCGGGACGAGCAGCGGCGGGTGCAGAAGGGGATCGCCTTGGGGGCGGTGATGCATTTTATCCCCACCCCGGGGATCGGCTTGGCGGTGGCCTTGATCATCGCGGTCTTTCTTCGGGCGAACAAGGCGGCCACCACCATCGCCAATGTGTTTGCCGCGCCGGCAGCGGTTCCCATGTGGTTCCTCAATTATTGGGTAGGCAAACTGTTTGTCGGGGCCAAGAACGCCGGCCACGTGGTGGATGTGCACGGCCAGGGGTTCGTGGCGATGTGGCATTGGCTCGCTTCCCAAGGCGTGGGCTTTTTCATCGGAATCGGCGTGAACATGGTGGTCGGATTCGCCATTCTGTATGTCGTTTCCGGGTGGGTACTGCGCCGGGCGGCCGCGAAGATTCAAAGCCGAAGGGCGTCTCCTTCTCCGGAGGGCAGACCGTGAAACACCATCGATTCAGATCCGAGTCGAGCCGGTGAAAGTTCTCTCTCACCCGTTGACGAGGGTCGGGCCCTCGTGATATAGTAGTCTTTGCCGTCGGAATGTAGCTCAGCTTGGTAGAGCGCACGGTTCGGGACCGTGAGGCCCAGGGTTCAAATCCCTGCATTCCGACCAGTGATGTCGAAGTGGCGGAATCGGCAGACGCGCACGTTTGAGGGGCGTGTGGGGAAACCCGTGCGGGTTCAAGTCCCGCCTTCGACACCATCGGGACGTAGCGCAGCCTGGTAGCGCGCTACCTTGGGGAGGTAGAGGTCGCGGGTTCAAATCCCGCCGTTCCGACCAAGTGCCCCAGGATGTTGGGGGCCCTGCGGGCCTATAGCTCAGTTGGCCAGAGCGCACGACTGATAATCGTGAGGTCAGTGGTTCAAGTCCACTTAGGCCCACCACACAGCGCCATCCCCTGGAAAGCGGGGATTGGCGTTTTTTTCTGCCTTTCTGGCGGAACCGGCGAAGTGATCCGGTAGGCGCGGATCGCCCGGGCCAGGGCTTCAGCCAAGCGTTGTCGATAGGCGGGGTCGAGGAGCGCCTGGCGGTCCGTCGGGTTTGAGAGATAACCCACCTCGACCAGGATGGCCGGACACGGGGCTCGCCGGAGCACGTGTAACGAGCGGTTTGGAAACACGATGGCCCGTCCCGTGATGCCGAAGAGCTGTTTCTTGGCCAGTTCGGCGAGCCACGCGCCGGCTGGATCATTCGCCTCGTGCAAGATCACGGCTCCCCGGGGGTCGGAGGCCGAGGAGTGATTGACGTGGATGCTCACAAACAGATGGGCTCCGCTTTCCCGGGCGATGCGGACCCGGTTGCGCAAATCCCGGGCGTGGCGGCTGCGAAGGGGGGATGGGTAACGATGACTCACATCTTCGTCCCGTTCCCGGGTCATCACCACCGGACATCCTTCTTTTAACAGGACATCCCGAAGTCGAAGCCCAATGTCGAGCACCAAGTCCTTCTCCAGGATTCCACCGACCGAGGTCCCCCCGTCGATGCCGCCGTGTCCCGGGTCGATCAATACGGGGCCATCTTCTTCGGAGAAGGCCTCGAGGGGAACCTGAGGAACAGTGACCTGGGTTTGTGCAGCAGGGCTCGTCGTGGGCACCATGGCCCAGGTGAGGACGGCTGTGAGAAGGGCAGTACAAATTCGCCAGCAACAGTTTGCCATTCAATTCCTCCGGGCATCGAATGATATTCTTAAGGTGCCGGGCAGGGCGACCTTTCATACCACGAGGTGATTGACGATGAAAATCGGGGCCAATGTGTCCATTGCGAAAACGGGTCTGCTGGCAGCGGTGGAGGAGTCCATCGGATACCGAGCCACTTCCCTCATGATTTACACTCGCTCCAATCGGGGGGGCCGGGCCAAACCCATCGAACAATTCCATCGGGATGAAGCCTGGGCGTTGATGAAAGAACACGGGATTGGCGATCCGGTGGTGCATGCGCCTTACCTGATCAATTTGGCCAGTCCAAAAGACGACACGTGGGAGTACGGAATCGGCCTGTTGCGGGAGGACATCGACCGCACCGCCTATCTTCAGATTCCTTGGATTGTCTTTCACCCGGGTTCCCATACCGGGGCGGGGATCGAATACGGCATCGAACGGATTGCCACTGGGCTCAACCGGATTCTGGATGAGGCGGCGGAGGGGCCGATGGTGCTCCTGGAGACGATGGCCGGAGATGGATCGAAGGTGGGCAGTCGATTTGAAGAAATCGCGGAGATCATTCACCGGGTGGAACGTTCGGATCGCCTCGGAGTGTGCGGGGATACCTGCCACTGGTACAGCGCGGGATACGACATCGTGGAGGATTTTGACAAAGTCCTTTATACCTTTGACGATGTGATCGGCATTGAGCGCCTGAAGGTGTTTCATATTAATGACAGCAAAAACCCCTTTGACTCCCGAAAGGATCGGCATGCAAACATCGGGCACGGTTCCATCGGGGCCGAAGCGCTGCGGCGGATCTGCCACCATGAGGTGCTGCGGGACATGCCTTTGATCCTGGAAACGCCGGAAGGCCACTACGGAGAAGAAATTGCCTACCTGAGGGGAGAGACTGATGCGCTGCCTCAGATCGACTGATATCGAAGCATACGGGTGAAATGGGCTGGCGGCGCACGAGAACTTGGACCGGCTTGCTTCCCTTTCCGATTATTAGCCCCGGGATCGGGAGAAACTGGGGGAATGAAGAAAGGGAGGCAGTGCGGTGCGGCCGATCAATGCCGAATTGGACCGCGTCGTAGAGGAAGTGAACCAAACTCTCGGCGTGGGTGTAAGTTTTGACGTCCTGTACCGGCCCATCGATTTCTCTGGTATGCGCCTGGCCGTGTACGGCTTAAACGGATTTTTCCAGAGTTTATTCGTGTTTGACATCGTCAAAGCGGTGGAAAGGGTCGCCCAACGGCTGGCGGAAAATAAAGTGCACGGAACCAAGGCCCTGGGAGATGCGATCTACGCTGAACTGCCTTTTGTTCAGGTCGATCGGACCAAGGACCTCGAAAAGGCCTTGATCAACATCATGTCCGGGCCCATCGCCATTTTTGTCGACGGGCAATCCGAGGCCATCCTGGTGGACACCCGCCTTTATCCGGCGCGAAACCCGGATGATCCCGCCGTGGAGCGGGTGGTTCGAGGCCCGCGGGACGGATATACAGAAACCCTGGTCACGAACGTCGCCTTGACGCGCAGGCGGTTACGGGACCCCGGGCTTCGCTTCGAGTTGCATCAGGTGGGACAGCGCTCGAAGACGGATGTGTGTTTGGTCTACATCAACGACATCGTGAATCCGGATCTGTTGGCCGCGGTTCGGAAGAAAATCCAAGGGATCCGGGTAGATGGGATCCCGATGGCGGAACAGTCGATCGAAGAGTTCCTCATCGACAACAAATGGAACCCCTATCCCATGGCCAGGTACACCGAACGGCCGGATGTGGTGGCGACCCATCTGTTACAGGGATATATGGCCATCTTCGTGGACACGTCCCCGGAGGTGATCATTCTTCCCACCACCTTTGTGGACCACGTGCAGCACCCGGAGGATTACCATCAGACTCCCCTCAGCGGTACATATATGCGATGGATCTTGCTGCTGAGCGTTATTTTGTCGGTACTGCTGCCTCCGGTGTGGCTGGCCCTGATCCAATTGGCCCCGTCGATGCCTGCGCTTCATTGGGTGGTGCCCCATAAGGAGAGCTCTATTCCGATCTGGATGCAAATGGTCTTTGCTGAGATGGGTATGGATATTCTTCGTCGGGCGGTGATCAATACCCCGATGCCACTGGGCAACGCCCTCGGCATCGTGGCCGGCGTCATTTTTGGCCAAACCGCCGTGACGGTAGGGCTTTACAGCGCCGAAGTCATGGTGTTCATGGCCGTCACCTTTGTGGCATCCTTTGCGACCTCCAGTCCCGAGCTTGCCGCCGCCAACCGCCTGGTCCGAATGATGCTCCTCATCCTGACCACGCTGATCGGTCCGTGGGGGTGCGTCGTTGGCATCCTCGGCTGGTTTGCGCTTCTCGGGAGGAGCCGATCCTTTGGAGTCCCGTACTTTTGGCCGATCCTGCCCTTTCATTTTTACGGATTCAAACAAATGCTCGTCCGGGAGCCTTTGCCAGATATTAAGACGCGGATTTCGGCTTTACACCCCGTGGACCCCGATAAGCGGACGGGATGAGGCGACCAGAACCCAACTCTTCAGGCAAAGTCTTCCGATAGGCGTCAAAGAGTGCTCCGGCGATCCGGCGGTGTCCGGCCACCGTGGGATGAACGCCGTCGCACAGCCACCCCTGAGAGGCCCTGGGCAGGATCTCCTGCAGGTTGATAAACTCTACGCACGGTCCGGCGACCCGGGCGGCGTACTCCCAGTTCAGGCGCCGGATCAGCCACTCCGTCGTGCGAAAGCCCCGCCAAGACGCCGGATAAGGATTATAAAAGCCGAGAACAAATACCCGGGCGGAAGGGGCGTGCCGCCGGATCTCCGCCATGAGGGTAGCGGCGGTGGGCCAGAGCTGCTGGACAGCTCGTACATAGCTGTAGGGATTGCGGTGACCGGTGATGAGCCGCCGCAGGAGGTCATTGCCGCCAATCGACAGGGTGATGCAGTTGGCCGGCGCCAGCCGCTGGGCGAATCGGTTTCTCACCAAAGTGAGCAACTCGCCGCTGGTCAACCCGGAGATGGCTAGATTTTCCAGGAGGCAGTCCGGGCTGTGGCGCAGGTGGCGAAACAATACGTTGGGATAAGCCGCCCCCTCGGGCACGCCTTTGCCTGCGGTGATGGAATCTCCCAGGGCGATGTAATAGAGGGGTTTGGCGTTCATCGGCGAACCTCCTCTGGCGGCCGTTGTTTCGAGCCCGACGCGTTCGTTCTTATCGCGTAAAAATGTGCCGGCCGATCTGTTTAATTTGGGGCCTGGACCAAATCCAACGGGAGGTGGCGGTGGCCGGGTTAAAATAGTAAATCGCTCCGCCGGTGGGATCCCACCCCCGGATGGCGTCCAGGGCCGCTTTTCTGGCCTCGCTGTCGGGGGTGAGCCATATCTGTCCGTCCGAGACGGAGGTAAAGGCCCCGGGTTGAAAAATGATCCCCGGGATGGTGTGGGGGAAACGGGGATCTTCCAGGCGGTTGAGGACCACGGCGGCGACGGCGACTTGGCCGACGTAGGGCTCTCCCCGGGCCTCCCCGTAGACCAACCGGGTTAACAGATCGATGTCCCGGGCGGAAAATCGCCCCACACCGGTGGCCGGCGGGGCCGAAGTTTGGGCGGGGGCCGGTCGGTATCCCCGGGACCTTTGCACGAGAGCCGCTTTGGTGGCGGGACCGGCGATCCCATCCACTCGCAGACCGACATCGCGTTGGAAATTTCTCACGGCCCAATAGGTCTGCCATCCGAACACCCCGTCGATGGCTCCGTGGTAATAGTTCACATAGCGGAGCCGGCCCTGCAGCTCCGTCACGTCCGCACCCCGACTGCCCCGCATCATGTTCCAGTTCCAGTTGGCGAACCCTTGAGCGGAAGGGGCTACACTCCCCCATAAACAAAGGACCGCGATGAGGATCGCGGCCGCGAAATGAATGGCTCTGCGCACGGTCCCGACCTCCTTCGTCGATTAATCTGAACCGAAGGAGGCGAGGTCATACGGAACCCCGTCAAAGGAATCGCCGGGAACTGGAATTAGAAAATATGTGGCTGTTCCCGCTCCTGTTTTAAGATTTCAACGGCCTCTCGGAATCGCTGGGAGTGGACCACTTCCCGCTCCCGCAGAAATCTCAGGGCGTCGTTCACATCCGGATCATCGGACATGTCGATCAACCATTGGTACGTCGCCCGGGCTTTCTCTTCGGCGGCAATATCTTCATACAAGTCGGTGATCGGGTCTCCTTTGGCTTGGATATAGGTGGCGGTAAAGGGCGCTCCAGCCGCGTTGTGGTAAAAGAGTGCCGGTCCGTGGTCTGCCACGTGGTCGCTGAGCCCGGCTTCTCGCAACTGTTCCAGGGTCGCATCTTTGGTGAGTTTGTACACCATCGTGGCGATCATCTCCAGGTGACCAAACTCTTCGGTTCCGATGTCCGTAAGCAGGCCCGCGATCCGATCGGGAATGGTGTAACGCTGATTGAGGTATCGGAGAGCGGCGGCCAACTCCCCATCCGCTCCGCCGTACTGTTCGATCAAATATTTGGCGAGCCGTGGGTTGCACTGGCTCACCCGGACCGGGTATTGCAGCTTTTTCTCATATACCCACATCGTCATCCCTCCTCGTCAGCGCCCAGGTTAAACTTGCCAGGGCCAAGGACTTTCCACCCATTCCCAATGATGGGCGGACCGCCCGTTGCCCCCGGCGGTCAAGGGTCCGAACCGTGTTTCGAACCCGGCCGCGATGGCTTTCCGGCGCTCGTTCCACGCTCGGTATTGCTGGAGCGCTTGGACGTCCCCCGGGTGGGTGTCCAGGTACAAATGCAACTCCATCAACACAAAATCGACCGTTTGCAGCTGTTCCAGCCACTGGTAATACTCTTCGGGTACGGGTGGTTTCATCAGTGATCCCCCCGATGGGGTTCCCCGTACGGGCTGTATAACGCCGGCCACAGGGTCCCCCGGTGCAGGGCCTCCCGGGCTGGGTATTGGGGCAGACCCGGTGGCTGAAATCCCAGGTACAGCTCTGGAGGCGTTTGGTAGAATTTTTGTCGGATGGGCGCACAAGGATCGTGGGGACTCACATAAGGGTAGTACACTTTTTGTTGGGTGAACACGGCACTCCCTCCCGCTGGGCATTGTTCACGCCATACTATGCGAAAGGACGGGCAAGAGCCCCGAATTTGGGCCTTTCTTCAACAGTTCTTCAAGATTGTCCGGTATAATGACATCAATCGAGGGTAAAGGACGGGGTCGACATGGAAGCGACGCTCTTGTTGGTGGACGATGAACCGCGGGTCCTGGACGTCATGGCGACGTTCCTGCAAGGGGAGGGGTTCCGAATCGTTACCGCCCAAACCGGCCGGGAGGCCCTGGAGGTTTTTCAGAAACATCAACCGGACCTCGTGGTCCTGGACTGGATGTTGCCCGAGATGAGCGGCCTCGATGTTTGTCGGGAGCTGCGTCGAATGGGCAGCGTGGGCATCATCATGGTGACGGCCCGGACGGAAGAGGCGGATAAGATCGTCGGCCTTGAGGTGGGGGCCGATGATTACATCACCAAACCCTTCAGCCTGCGGGAATTGGCTGCCCGAATTCGCTCGGTGTTGCGGCGCACCCAGGGGGGCGGGGACGAGCCTTCGGTGCTGCGCCGGGGTGATTTGACGATCGACGAGACGAAATTCCGGGTGTGGAAAGGGGATCAGGAGATCGTTCTCACCCCGACGGAGTTCAAAATTCTCGTGACCCTCGCTTCCAGGCCAGGGACGGTTTACAGCCGTCTGCAACTGTTACAAAGCGCCCTGGGGGAGACCTACCTCAACTACGAGCGAACGGTGGATACTCACGTTAGTCATTTGAGGAAAAAAATCGAGGATGATCCCGCGGAACCGCGATATATTCAAACGGTGTATGGGGTCGGATACCGATTCGGTGAGCGCCTGTGAAAGTCCGGGACAAATTGTTCTTGGGGATGGCGGCTCTGATCCTGTTCATGGCCGCCGTTTTTCTCACCATTTCCCAAGGGTATGTCAAACATCTGTTTCAGCAGTATGCAATGGCGGCCCGCCAGGGCCAGGTCCAGCAGTGGGAACAGCTGCTGGCTTATTATTATGTGCAAAATGACGGTTCCTGGGAGGGGGTTGGTCAGTTTGTGACGGCGGTGGTCAGCCAGCAGCTGGCGACGAAAAAGGAACCGTTGCGATTCTTGCTGTTGGATTCTCAACGACGGGTCGTGTTGTCCCTCGGTGTGGGCGGCGGCCATCCGGACCTTGGAACGGGTTGGGAAGTTCCGGTGACGGTCGCCGGACAAACGGTGGGGATTCTGTGGGTGTCCGATCAAAACATCCAGGGTCTCGCGAAGATTGAAGGTACGATTTTGCACTCGATGACCTTGGCAACGGTGACCGGCGTGATCCTGACGACGGTGGCGGCCCTGCTCGTAGCGGCCTGGTTGGCCCGGCGGATCACCGAACCCCTTCGGGCGCTCATCGATGCCACCCGGCGCATTCAAAAGGGGGACCTCGGGCCGAGGCTTTCCATCGCCACCCGGGACGAATTCGGAGAAGTGGCCCAGGCTTTTAATGAGATGGCCCTCCAGTTGTCGAGAATCGAAGAGACCCGCCGCCACCTGGTGGCGGACGTCGCCCATGAATTGCGGACGCCGCTGACTATCATCCAGGGGCAGTTGGAACTCATCCAGCAAGGGGTTAAGCGCGCCG
This region includes:
- a CDS encoding response regulator transcription factor — protein: MEATLLLVDDEPRVLDVMATFLQGEGFRIVTAQTGREALEVFQKHQPDLVVLDWMLPEMSGLDVCRELRRMGSVGIIMVTARTEEADKIVGLEVGADDYITKPFSLRELAARIRSVLRRTQGGGDEPSVLRRGDLTIDETKFRVWKGDQEIVLTPTEFKILVTLASRPGTVYSRLQLLQSALGETYLNYERTVDTHVSHLRKKIEDDPAEPRYIQTVYGVGYRFGERL
- the hypF gene encoding carbamoyltransferase HypF; this translates as MTERVRVTVAGTVQGVGFRPFVYRLASEIGLTGEVCNRGSIVTVDVEGCGGDLAQFLRRLQSEAPPAARIDDLGVERLRPVGYQDLKIVSSEDGDRVSFGIPADLAICPDCLRDMAEPTSRYYRYPFTSCTQCGPRYTVSKRLPFDRETTVMEDFPLCPECLRDYRDPGSRRFHAQTTACPRCGPVLRWIPGEGGEGEKTGEDALKAAKDVLRSGGVVAVLGIGGFHLAVNALNEQAVRRLRVKKHRPTKPFAVMMSSEAVKVHCVPSAGEWQALTSAVRPIVLLQKRPDSPVAGEVAPGMDRLGVFLPYTGIQVLLMEDADLSALVMTSGNLSGEPLAYEVEDGLRRLAGLAEGFLVHNRPILRPVDDSVLYVDGDVPRVIRRGRGMVPEGFRIGRRDEAAPVVLAVGGDLKNAVAVAAKGKLWLSPHIGDLDSPRAREGFRRQIEWQLETLGVAPDVVAHDLHPGYVSTAEALGNWEKTLGVQHHHAHLAAVITEHRATGPVLGVILDGTGYGEDGGIWGGEMLLGDCRSVLRIGHLEPLRMVVGDQGTREPWRLVVNYFYALDLWDRWADFVVDRLGIPARSLEALIRVLKSRYPGYRSSSAGRLFDVVGALVSRRTEATFEGELPMGLEAQVDPGVKERYNFHITERDGRWMVSPGILDAVCWDLAAGRQDRVATKFHRGFAAAWAEAAFRAATRHGVSTVAVGGGVWQNRWLLRWFVEDLENRGLRVLIPRRWPAGDGGLAAGQAAVALAKLREGGG
- a CDS encoding deoxyribonuclease IV, with the translated sequence MKIGANVSIAKTGLLAAVEESIGYRATSLMIYTRSNRGGRAKPIEQFHRDEAWALMKEHGIGDPVVHAPYLINLASPKDDTWEYGIGLLREDIDRTAYLQIPWIVFHPGSHTGAGIEYGIERIATGLNRILDEAAEGPMVLLETMAGDGSKVGSRFEEIAEIIHRVERSDRLGVCGDTCHWYSAGYDIVEDFDKVLYTFDDVIGIERLKVFHINDSKNPFDSRKDRHANIGHGSIGAEALRRICHHEVLRDMPLILETPEGHYGEEIAYLRGETDALPQID
- the sleB gene encoding spore cortex-lytic enzyme, producing MRRAIHFAAAILIAVLCLWGSVAPSAQGFANWNWNMMRGSRGADVTELQGRLRYVNYYHGAIDGVFGWQTYWAVRNFQRDVGLRVDGIAGPATKAALVQRSRGYRPAPAQTSAPPATGVGRFSARDIDLLTRLVYGEARGEPYVGQVAVAAVVLNRLEDPRFPHTIPGIIFQPGAFTSVSDGQIWLTPDSEARKAALDAIRGWDPTGGAIYYFNPATATSRWIWSRPQIKQIGRHIFTR
- a CDS encoding SGNH/GDSL hydrolase family protein, with amino-acid sequence MNAKPLYYIALGDSITAGKGVPEGAAYPNVLFRHLRHSPDCLLENLAISGLTSGELLTLVRNRFAQRLAPANCITLSIGGNDLLRRLITGHRNPYSYVRAVQQLWPTAATLMAEIRRHAPSARVFVLGFYNPYPASWRGFRTTEWLIRRLNWEYAARVAGPCVEFINLQEILPRASQGWLCDGVHPTVAGHRRIAGALFDAYRKTLPEELGSGRLIPSAYRGPRGVKPKSAS
- a CDS encoding DUF2062 domain-containing protein, with product MKGRERGIFRGLGRWMRYYLLRLVRVRDEQRRVQKGIALGAVMHFIPTPGIGLAVALIIAVFLRANKAATTIANVFAAPAAVPMWFLNYWVGKLFVGAKNAGHVVDVHGQGFVAMWHWLASQGVGFFIGIGVNMVVGFAILYVVSGWVLRRAAAKIQSRRASPSPEGRP
- a CDS encoding N-acetylmuramoyl-L-alanine amidase family protein, whose product is MANCCWRICTALLTAVLTWAMVPTTSPAAQTQVTVPQVPLEAFSEEDGPVLIDPGHGGIDGGTSVGGILEKDLVLDIGLRLRDVLLKEGCPVVMTRERDEDVSHRYPSPLRSRHARDLRNRVRIARESGAHLFVSIHVNHSSASDPRGAVILHEANDPAGAWLAELAKKQLFGITGRAIVFPNRSLHVLRRAPCPAILVEVGYLSNPTDRQALLDPAYRQRLAEALARAIRAYRITSPVPPERQKKTPIPAFQGMALCGGPKWT
- a CDS encoding spore coat associated protein CotJA, with protein sequence MFTQQKVYYPYVSPHDPCAPIRQKFYQTPPELYLGFQPPGLPQYPAREALHRGTLWPALYSPYGEPHRGDH
- a CDS encoding spore coat protein CotJB: MKPPVPEEYYQWLEQLQTVDFVLMELHLYLDTHPGDVQALQQYRAWNERRKAIAAGFETRFGPLTAGGNGRSAHHWEWVESPWPWQV
- a CDS encoding spore germination protein → MRPINAELDRVVEEVNQTLGVGVSFDVLYRPIDFSGMRLAVYGLNGFFQSLFVFDIVKAVERVAQRLAENKVHGTKALGDAIYAELPFVQVDRTKDLEKALINIMSGPIAIFVDGQSEAILVDTRLYPARNPDDPAVERVVRGPRDGYTETLVTNVALTRRRLRDPGLRFELHQVGQRSKTDVCLVYINDIVNPDLLAAVRKKIQGIRVDGIPMAEQSIEEFLIDNKWNPYPMARYTERPDVVATHLLQGYMAIFVDTSPEVIILPTTFVDHVQHPEDYHQTPLSGTYMRWILLLSVILSVLLPPVWLALIQLAPSMPALHWVVPHKESSIPIWMQMVFAEMGMDILRRAVINTPMPLGNALGIVAGVIFGQTAVTVGLYSAEVMVFMAVTFVASFATSSPELAAANRLVRMMLLILTTLIGPWGCVVGILGWFALLGRSRSFGVPYFWPILPFHFYGFKQMLVREPLPDIKTRISALHPVDPDKRTG
- a CDS encoding manganese catalase family protein, whose product is MWVYEKKLQYPVRVSQCNPRLAKYLIEQYGGADGELAAALRYLNQRYTIPDRIAGLLTDIGTEEFGHLEMIATMVYKLTKDATLEQLREAGLSDHVADHGPALFYHNAAGAPFTATYIQAKGDPITDLYEDIAAEEKARATYQWLIDMSDDPDVNDALRFLREREVVHSQRFREAVEILKQEREQPHIF
- a CDS encoding HoxN/HupN/NixA family nickel/cobalt transporter, with the translated sequence MNVGAKTLQKKGSWLGYGTAVAALHAAGIASLAAVVPAHPTLLGLGLLAYTLGVRHAFDADHIAAIDNTVRKLLQQGRNPRGVGFFFSVGHSTVVCLMAVATALAAGWAIRAMPSLQAVGGVIGTAVSGGFLLVLGVVNLMILIQILQVFFRMRKGVNEEGRLEELLHARGLIARLVTPLLRFVGRSWHVYPIGFLFGLGFDTASEVSLMALSAGAGQSGLPVVGVLALPLLFAAGMSLFDTADGIFMSEAYSWAFRNPVRKIYYNLTVTGLAAAAALLIGSVELVQVVASHLRTTSGFWTRIQELDLGSVGYVLVVLFGLAWALSYGAWKVFRIEERWALPQDKVRD